In Burkholderia lata, the DNA window CGGACAGCCCGCACCGTTTCTTCGGCGACCTCGCCGAGCTGGCCAGCTGGTGCGACCTGCTGATCGTCACGCTCGCGGGCGGGCCGACGACGCGCCACCTCGTCGACGCCGCCGTGCTCGACGCGCTCGGGCCGCAAGGCTATCTGGTGAACGTGTCGCGCGGCACGACCGTCGACGAACCGGCTTTGCTCGACGCGCTCGAGCGCAACGCGATCGCCGGCGCGGCGCTCGACGTGTTCTGGAACGAGCCGCGCATCGACCCGCGTTTCCTCGCGTTGCAGAACGTGCTGCTGCAGCCGCACCATGCGAGCGGTACGATCGAGACGCGCCAGGCGATGGGCTGGCTCGTGCGCGACAACCTTGCCGCGCACTTCGCCGGTGCGCCGCTGGTCACGCCGGTCGTCTGAGGAGGCTGTCATGCGTATGCGTTGCATGTGTGTCGTGATCCACGGGCCGAACGACCTGCGGGTGGAAGAGCAGGACGCGGGCGAGATCGGCCCGGGCCAGGTGCGTGTCGATGTCGCGATGGGCGGCATCTGCGGCTCCGATCTCCATTACTTCCGGCACGGCGGTTTCGGTGCGATCCGGCTGCAGCAGCCGATGGTGCTCGGCCACGAGGTGGCCGGCACGGTCGCGGAAGTGGCGCCGGACGTGACGTCGGTGAAGGTCGGCGATCGCGTCGCGGTCAATCCGAGCCGGCCGTGCGGCGCATGCCGCTACTGCCTCGAAGGGCTGCCGAACCAGTGTCTCGACATGCGCTTCTACGGCAGCGCGATGCGGATGCCGCACGTGCAGGGCGCGTTCCGCAATGCACTCGTGTGCGACGCGGTGCAGTGCGTGAAGGTCGCCGATCACGTGCCGCTGTCGCTCGCGGCGCTCGCCGAACCGTTCGCGGTCGGGCTGCACGCGGTGTCGCGCGCGGGCCCGCTGATCGGCAAGCGCGTGCTCGTGTCGGGCTGCGGGCCGATCGGCGTGCTGGCGGTTGCGGCGGCGCGCGTGCACGGCGCGGCGGAGATCG includes these proteins:
- a CDS encoding L-idonate 5-dehydrogenase; the protein is MRMRCMCVVIHGPNDLRVEEQDAGEIGPGQVRVDVAMGGICGSDLHYFRHGGFGAIRLQQPMVLGHEVAGTVAEVAPDVTSVKVGDRVAVNPSRPCGACRYCLEGLPNQCLDMRFYGSAMRMPHVQGAFRNALVCDAVQCVKVADHVPLSLAALAEPFAVGLHAVSRAGPLIGKRVLVSGCGPIGVLAVAAARVHGAAEIVATDVVEAPLEVASALGADRTINAATDAGWVERYAADKGTFDVMIECSGNARALRDGLDVMRPRGVVVQLGLGGDVSLPQNVVVAKELSICGSFRFHAEFALAVQLINAGRVDLRPAVTRVFPMRDANLAFELAGDRQRAMKVLIDFADEAA